Proteins encoded together in one Orrella marina window:
- a CDS encoding DNA recombination protein RmuC, translating to MQGTTLLLLMLGLLITLLVLALVMIGLLWRARRQSGLAEVLTDDLVQILQAQERLEQVWRTELGQGNAQLRAEIQQSQQIFRQEILHANEQFRSAVARDATMARTEINEGLERFAGGFAQRLDSLVQANERRMQDLRDTVDKRLQLLQQDNAQRLDQMQRTVDEKLHATLEQRLGESFRQVSDRLEAVHKGLGEMQALAIGVGDLKRVLTNVKTRGTWGEVQLMRLIEDVLTPDQYATNVKTVPGSDAMVEVAIRLPGKSLDDQPVWLPIDAKFPKEEYERLQDAQDRSDKQAVQIAATALGRAIEAQARLIAQKYLAPPHTTDFGVMFLASESLYAEALRLPGLLDRLQSLRINVAGPANLGALLSSLQMGFKTLAIEQRSSEVWQTLRAVKTEFGKFGQALADVRKSLESASNRIGQTETRTRVMLRTLKHVEGGEEIEDSGVGESDSVLKAAAPSDDFSRTPDRH from the coding sequence ATGCAAGGCACGACGCTGCTCTTGCTGATGCTCGGGCTCCTCATCACCCTGCTGGTTCTGGCGCTGGTGATGATTGGGCTTTTGTGGCGCGCACGCCGGCAGTCCGGCCTGGCCGAGGTCCTGACGGACGATCTGGTCCAGATATTGCAGGCGCAAGAGCGACTCGAGCAAGTCTGGAGGACGGAGCTTGGTCAGGGCAATGCACAGTTGCGCGCCGAGATACAGCAGAGTCAGCAGATATTTCGACAGGAGATTCTGCACGCCAACGAACAGTTTCGCTCGGCAGTGGCTCGTGACGCGACCATGGCCAGAACAGAGATCAACGAAGGCCTGGAGCGATTCGCCGGAGGATTTGCGCAACGTCTGGACTCACTGGTGCAGGCCAATGAGCGACGCATGCAGGATCTGCGCGATACGGTCGACAAGCGGTTGCAACTTCTGCAGCAGGACAATGCCCAGCGGCTCGACCAAATGCAGCGCACTGTGGACGAGAAGCTGCATGCCACGCTCGAACAGCGCTTGGGAGAGTCCTTCCGGCAGGTGTCAGACCGCCTGGAGGCCGTGCACAAAGGTCTGGGGGAGATGCAGGCTCTGGCGATCGGTGTGGGCGATCTGAAGCGGGTGTTGACCAATGTCAAGACCCGTGGAACCTGGGGTGAGGTGCAGTTGATGCGCCTGATCGAGGATGTGCTCACCCCTGATCAATATGCCACCAACGTCAAGACAGTCCCCGGCAGCGACGCCATGGTGGAAGTTGCCATTCGACTGCCCGGCAAGTCGCTGGATGACCAGCCTGTCTGGTTGCCGATTGATGCCAAGTTTCCCAAGGAAGAGTACGAGCGACTGCAGGACGCCCAGGATCGATCTGATAAACAAGCCGTTCAGATTGCAGCGACTGCGCTGGGGCGTGCGATCGAGGCACAGGCCCGTCTGATTGCACAGAAGTACCTTGCGCCACCCCACACAACGGACTTTGGTGTGATGTTTCTAGCCAGCGAAAGCCTGTACGCCGAAGCATTGCGCCTGCCAGGCTTACTCGATCGCCTGCAGTCCTTGCGCATCAACGTCGCAGGACCTGCCAACCTGGGTGCATTGCTCAGCAGCCTGCAGATGGGTTTCAAGACATTGGCGATCGAGCAGCGTTCTTCTGAGGTGTGGCAGACACTTCGGGCCGTCAAGACCGAGTTCGGGAAGTTTGGTCAGGCGCTTGCGGACGTACGCAAATCACTGGAGAGCGCATCGAACCGCATTGGTCAGACAGAGACGCGCACGCGAGTCATGTTGCGCACCCTCAAGCATGTCGAAGGCGGCGAGGAAATTGAAGATTCCGGGGTGGGAGAGTCAGATTCAGTTCTTAAGGCGGCTGCGCCTTCTGATGATTTCAGCCGAACACCAGACCGTCACTAG
- the rpiA gene encoding ribose-5-phosphate isomerase RpiA translates to MTIPTQQQLKQAVAQAAIDYIRPHLVPGSIIGVGTGSTADCFIDLLTPFAGQFAGAVASSERTAQRLMQGGVKVFNLNDVETMPVYVDGADEINPALQMIKGGGGALTREKIVASVAREFVCIVDASKQVDVLGAFALPVEVLPMAVASVMRFARGIGGNPAVREGFVTDNGNVIVDIAGLSIADPAQLECTLNQLPGVVTNGIFARHSASVALVADPQGVRKLMARTV, encoded by the coding sequence ATGACAATACCCACACAGCAGCAACTCAAACAAGCCGTCGCACAGGCGGCCATCGACTACATCCGCCCGCATCTTGTGCCCGGCTCGATCATTGGCGTGGGTACCGGTTCCACTGCCGATTGCTTCATCGACCTCCTGACGCCTTTTGCTGGACAGTTTGCGGGAGCAGTGGCCAGTTCGGAACGCACGGCACAAAGACTGATGCAGGGTGGCGTCAAAGTTTTCAATCTGAACGATGTGGAAACCATGCCGGTTTACGTCGACGGGGCAGATGAGATCAATCCTGCGTTGCAGATGATCAAAGGGGGTGGCGGTGCGCTGACTCGAGAAAAAATCGTAGCCTCAGTGGCCCGCGAGTTTGTCTGCATTGTGGACGCATCCAAGCAGGTTGACGTGCTCGGAGCGTTTGCGCTGCCGGTCGAAGTGCTGCCGATGGCCGTGGCGTCTGTGATGCGGTTTGCCCGTGGAATCGGAGGGAATCCCGCAGTCCGTGAAGGTTTTGTGACAGACAACGGCAATGTCATTGTCGACATTGCCGGGTTGTCGATCGCGGACCCTGCACAACTAGAATGCACATTGAACCAGTTGCCTGGCGTGGTGACAAACGGCATCTTTGCCCGGCACAGCGCTTCGGTTGCTCTCGTTGCCGATCCTCAGGGTGTCAGAAAGCTGATGGCCAGGACAGTCTGA
- the phoU gene encoding phosphate signaling complex protein PhoU, producing the protein MNDHTYKQFDIELDEIRSDFLQMGGCVQSMIADAMEVLATGDAECFERVKENEKQVNQLELDIDDRITTMLARRQPLGFDLRLLLAVTKMLTDMERCGDEAERIAVLGRRMHEDAQKFVPEMELQHVATAVLGMLHDVMDSFARHDSVLAASVVRGDKKVDKEWKAAMRGLITYMIEDPRMITGSIDLMLMSRSLGRIGDHCKNMAERVIFMVHGKDVRHQGAKAAERLVKKATRHISAMQAPTSAATESISTPDATTAADASTPDVSQEVKPESGSQS; encoded by the coding sequence CTGAACGATCATACCTACAAGCAGTTTGACATTGAACTTGATGAAATTCGCTCCGATTTCCTGCAAATGGGAGGGTGTGTTCAGAGCATGATCGCCGATGCCATGGAAGTGCTGGCAACAGGTGATGCAGAGTGCTTTGAACGGGTCAAGGAGAACGAGAAACAGGTCAACCAGCTGGAACTCGATATCGATGACCGCATCACGACCATGCTGGCCAGGCGCCAGCCCCTGGGATTTGATCTGCGACTGTTGCTGGCCGTAACCAAGATGCTCACGGACATGGAGCGTTGCGGTGATGAGGCTGAGCGGATTGCTGTGCTCGGACGCCGTATGCATGAAGATGCGCAGAAGTTCGTGCCGGAAATGGAACTGCAGCACGTTGCGACTGCGGTGCTGGGCATGCTGCATGATGTCATGGACAGCTTTGCGCGTCATGACTCGGTGCTCGCAGCCTCTGTGGTTCGTGGTGACAAGAAGGTTGATAAAGAGTGGAAGGCTGCGATGCGTGGTTTGATCACTTACATGATCGAGGATCCGAGAATGATTACAGGGTCAATTGACCTGATGTTGATGTCGCGTTCGCTGGGTCGGATCGGTGATCATTGCAAGAACATGGCTGAGCGCGTGATCTTTATGGTCCATGGCAAGGATGTGCGTCACCAGGGTGCCAAAGCCGCTGAACGCCTGGTCAAGAAGGCGACTCGGCATATCTCCGCAATGCAAGCGCCCACCAGCGCAGCCACCGAGTCGATCTCGACGCCGGACGCGACAACAGCCGCGGATGCGTCAACCCCTGATGTATCCCAGGAAGTCAAGCCAGAGAGTGGAAGTCAGTCCTGA
- a CDS encoding cysteine hydrolase family protein, producing MGKRAVIAVDIQNEYFPGGKLELVGISKASDNAARVLDHARQTGDLVIHVRHEAQTPDAPVFTPGSDGVKIHSCVQPLNDETVIVKSYPNSFRNTALQDILQKEGVTDVVLVGAMSHMCIDATARASADLGYQTTVVHDACATRDLEFNGQTVPAAQAHATLMAALAFAYGKVLSAEEYLGTVRT from the coding sequence ATGGGCAAACGAGCAGTGATCGCAGTTGATATCCAGAATGAGTATTTTCCGGGGGGCAAGCTCGAACTGGTTGGTATCAGTAAAGCAAGTGACAATGCAGCGCGGGTGCTCGATCATGCCCGACAAACAGGTGATCTGGTGATCCATGTGCGGCATGAGGCCCAGACTCCCGATGCTCCCGTGTTCACCCCAGGCTCAGATGGCGTCAAGATTCATTCTTGTGTTCAACCACTGAACGATGAAACCGTTATCGTCAAGAGCTATCCCAACTCGTTTCGCAACACCGCGTTGCAGGATATCCTGCAAAAGGAAGGTGTGACCGATGTCGTGCTTGTGGGGGCGATGAGCCACATGTGCATTGATGCCACTGCCCGCGCTTCGGCAGATCTGGGGTATCAGACAACCGTCGTTCATGATGCTTGCGCAACCCGGGATCTGGAGTTTAACGGTCAGACCGTACCTGCAGCGCAAGCCCACGCGACACTGATGGCCGCTCTGGCATTCGCATACGGCAAAGTTTTGTCTGCAGAGGAATATCTGGGTACAGTGCGTACTTGA
- a CDS encoding oxidative damage protection protein: MSRMVQCIKLKKEAEGLDYPPYPGEIGTRIWQSISREAWQQWVDIQTRLVNENRLNLADARARKYLKEQMEQFLFEDRDVEAQGFVPPSA, encoded by the coding sequence ATGAGCAGAATGGTCCAGTGCATCAAACTCAAAAAAGAGGCCGAGGGGCTCGACTACCCACCCTATCCTGGTGAGATTGGCACCAGAATCTGGCAGAGCATATCCAGGGAAGCCTGGCAACAATGGGTCGATATTCAGACGCGCCTGGTCAACGAGAACCGGCTCAACCTGGCCGATGCAAGGGCGCGCAAGTACTTGAAAGAGCAGATGGAACAATTCTTGTTTGAAGACAGGGACGTTGAAGCACAAGGCTTCGTTCCCCCGAGTGCCTGA
- the argA gene encoding amino-acid N-acetyltransferase, with the protein MTDTTEPNPSGVDTPSEPDVETVSALEAAEHSAPQFVRWFREVAPYVHAFRGKTFVVAFGGELIQANALNALVQDLSLLSALGIRLVLVHGSRPQVNEQLRLKGYTQQFGRGLQPTDAAALECAKEAAGEIRLDIEAAFSQGLPNTPMSHAQIRVISGNFVTAKPLGVIDGVDYRHTGQVRKIDTDAMKAAIERGSIVVLSPLGFSPTGEAFSLAMEELATSVAVGLRAEKLIFITETPGVVDSEGNVDTELARLDADALLASGELDETTSFYLQHASRAVKRGVARAHVVPFSLDGVVLLEIFTHDGVGTMVVEDTLDDLRSATIDDVGAILRLIEPLEQDGTLVPRGRATIEREVENFSVLEHDGVIFGCATLNDYPADKMAEMACLIVHPEWQGTGEGDLLLRHMEARARAQGAKRLFVLTTRTAHWFIKRGFVQGGVSDLPKERQSAYNRQRNSLVFFKRL; encoded by the coding sequence ATGACCGACACCACAGAACCCAACCCGAGCGGTGTGGACACACCGTCCGAACCAGACGTCGAAACAGTATCGGCGCTCGAGGCAGCCGAACACTCGGCCCCTCAGTTCGTTCGCTGGTTCAGGGAGGTGGCGCCCTACGTCCACGCGTTCCGGGGCAAGACTTTCGTTGTGGCTTTCGGTGGTGAGTTGATCCAGGCCAATGCACTCAATGCGCTGGTTCAGGACCTGTCCCTGCTGTCAGCGCTCGGTATTCGCCTGGTACTGGTGCATGGTTCTCGCCCACAGGTCAACGAGCAACTCAGACTCAAAGGTTACACCCAGCAGTTTGGCCGTGGATTGCAGCCCACAGATGCCGCGGCACTGGAATGCGCAAAAGAAGCAGCAGGCGAGATCCGTCTGGACATTGAAGCGGCCTTTAGTCAGGGGCTGCCCAATACCCCCATGTCGCACGCCCAGATTCGCGTCATCTCAGGCAACTTTGTCACTGCGAAACCGCTAGGGGTGATCGATGGTGTGGACTATCGTCACACAGGACAGGTCCGCAAGATCGACACCGACGCGATGAAAGCGGCGATCGAGCGCGGCTCCATTGTCGTGCTCTCTCCGCTTGGGTTCTCGCCGACTGGTGAAGCGTTCAGCCTGGCCATGGAAGAGCTTGCCACCAGTGTCGCAGTCGGACTGAGAGCCGAGAAACTGATTTTCATCACCGAAACGCCGGGCGTGGTGGACTCCGAAGGAAATGTAGATACGGAACTGGCTCGTCTGGATGCCGACGCACTGCTTGCCTCGGGTGAGCTTGACGAAACAACCTCTTTTTACTTGCAGCACGCCTCGCGTGCGGTCAAGCGCGGCGTGGCGCGTGCACACGTTGTCCCCTTTAGTCTGGACGGCGTCGTGCTACTGGAGATTTTCACGCACGATGGTGTGGGAACCATGGTGGTGGAAGACACCCTTGATGATCTGCGATCCGCAACAATTGATGACGTGGGCGCCATCCTCAGGTTGATCGAACCGCTGGAACAAGACGGTACACTGGTGCCTCGCGGCCGCGCAACAATTGAAAGAGAAGTCGAAAACTTCTCCGTACTCGAACACGATGGCGTGATTTTCGGATGCGCAACGCTCAACGACTATCCGGCCGACAAGATGGCCGAAATGGCCTGCCTGATCGTGCACCCGGAATGGCAAGGTACAGGAGAAGGCGACCTGCTGCTGCGTCACATGGAAGCCAGAGCAAGAGCGCAGGGAGCAAAACGACTGTTTGTCCTGACCACACGCACGGCACACTGGTTCATCAAACGGGGGTTTGTACAGGGTGGCGTCTCTGATCTGCCAAAAGAAAGGCAGTCAGCCTACAACCGGCAGCGCAACAGTCTGGTTTTTTTCAAGCGTCTCTGA
- the hrpA gene encoding ATP-dependent RNA helicase HrpA, with amino-acid sequence MESTHLSQPASVSPSRTLPDIKFAADLPVSANRKEIEEAIAAHQVIIVSGETGSGKTTQLPKICLAMGRGLDKMIAHTQPRRLAATSVARRIAQELDTPLGEWVGYQIRFQERSQKTTAIKLMTDGVLLAQTQRDPLLRRYDTIIIDEAHERSLNIDFLLGYLRQLLPKRPDLKVIITSATIDAKRFAEHFASQNGTLAPVIEVTGRLYPVEVRYRPLSRVRVDGDSATDSQSGASADGPGRGDSSAYDADDESRELSDAIVDAVDECARQGEGDILVFLPGEREIREAGEALRKHHPPSTQILPLFARLSQNEQEQIFRPTTSARRVVLATNVAETSLTVPGIRFVIDSGLARIKRYSLRQKVEQLGVEPISRAAANQRAGRCGRLGPGICIRLYDEQTFQRRREFSEPEILRSSLAGVILRMKSLRLDDIESFPFVDTPSGRAIADGYQTLQELGALQTDDGRHTRNQLTAIGKTLAKMPLDPRVGRMLLAARDQQCLHEMLIIASALAVQDPRERPTQSREAAQQAHAPFNDKQSEFLGWIKLWNWYHEQVAHKASQRKLAAQMRKQFLSVSRLREWHDVHGQLAALVGEQGWRVNQTEATYEQIHSALLSGLLGNIGLKSDEASVYSGVRDIRFWIHPGSNLVRRAGKWVIAAELVQTSKLYARCIAKIEPVWIERVAGHLLQRSWGDPSWDARRGQVVAHERASLYGLPIYSGRRVHYGKINPEASREVFIREALVPGELGLDFEFLAHNRKLIRQIEQLEHRSRRPDILVDDELIAKFYDRLLPQDICQTATFRHWFGRLPKEDSRKWLLSRDDLMQHEAAGITTDVFPKSIDWQGTRLRLDYHFEPGSPKDGVTLTVPLMLLNQIQSSRWEWLVPGMLKEKVQWLVKSLPQRLRKHCVPVPDYAAAFYDRWFDRLDDPGISLIQAIIDDMNSQFRVRVQASEFRADTLPAHLFMIFKVVDQDGRMLRAGRNLSQIRSELSEQAQQTFQEMAAAGDAVQANLPAEQITDWAFGELPEIMEIRRGRNSVIGYPALVDEGSHCRIDVFDDPQQAQRVHRDGLIRLLRLSLKDRVKYLEKNIPQALRLGVLYMPLGTWESLRDQIVDVALERSAFGQGVPDKQQDFEQACAHARERVGLLAQEIARLVLEILELLASIHKKLPAFKPYAQAHRDIESQLAQLVGPRFVRETPYDNLIHLPRYLQAVLVRLDGMRNDPQRDQTKMGEMAPLIANYQRARQAMQSQGHSQDPGLESFGWMLQELRVALFAQRLRTPAPVSVKRLHKAWEALQR; translated from the coding sequence TTGGAATCTACACATCTGTCCCAGCCTGCAAGTGTTTCGCCCTCAAGGACGTTGCCTGACATCAAGTTTGCGGCTGACCTGCCCGTCAGTGCCAACCGCAAGGAAATTGAAGAGGCGATTGCGGCTCATCAGGTCATCATCGTCAGCGGCGAAACAGGTTCCGGTAAAACCACACAGTTACCGAAGATATGTCTAGCCATGGGAAGGGGGCTAGACAAGATGATCGCGCACACGCAGCCCAGACGACTGGCTGCGACGTCAGTGGCGCGCAGGATTGCACAGGAGCTTGATACCCCCCTCGGAGAATGGGTGGGCTACCAGATCCGGTTTCAGGAGCGTAGCCAGAAGACCACGGCGATCAAACTTATGACCGACGGAGTGCTGCTTGCCCAGACACAGCGTGATCCCTTGCTCAGGCGCTATGACACGATCATCATTGATGAGGCGCATGAGCGCAGTCTGAACATTGACTTCTTGCTGGGGTACTTGCGTCAGCTGCTTCCGAAGCGACCGGATCTGAAGGTCATCATCACCTCTGCCACGATCGATGCGAAGCGGTTCGCGGAGCACTTTGCGAGCCAGAATGGGACGCTGGCGCCAGTCATCGAAGTCACCGGACGTCTTTATCCGGTCGAGGTTCGCTATCGTCCGCTGTCGAGAGTGCGTGTGGATGGTGATTCAGCGACAGACTCGCAGTCAGGTGCCAGTGCAGACGGCCCAGGTCGAGGCGATTCCAGTGCGTATGATGCAGACGACGAGTCGCGAGAGTTAAGCGATGCGATTGTTGATGCCGTTGACGAGTGCGCCCGGCAAGGAGAGGGCGACATTCTGGTGTTCCTGCCGGGCGAGCGTGAAATCCGCGAAGCGGGCGAGGCACTGCGCAAGCATCACCCGCCCAGCACGCAGATTCTGCCGCTCTTTGCCAGACTGTCGCAGAACGAGCAAGAACAGATATTTCGTCCGACTACCAGTGCCCGCCGGGTTGTGCTTGCTACCAATGTGGCAGAGACCTCCTTGACGGTCCCTGGTATACGATTCGTGATTGACAGTGGTCTTGCCCGTATCAAGCGCTATTCCCTGCGACAAAAGGTCGAGCAACTCGGCGTGGAGCCGATCAGCCGTGCCGCAGCAAACCAGCGTGCAGGTCGGTGCGGGCGTCTCGGTCCAGGCATCTGTATCCGGTTATACGATGAGCAGACATTTCAGAGAAGGCGTGAGTTTTCCGAGCCTGAGATCCTTCGATCCTCTCTGGCGGGTGTCATTCTCAGGATGAAGTCGTTGCGGCTGGACGACATCGAGAGCTTTCCGTTTGTGGATACGCCATCAGGCAGAGCCATTGCCGATGGCTATCAGACTTTACAGGAACTCGGTGCTTTGCAGACCGATGATGGTCGGCATACGCGCAACCAGCTGACGGCGATCGGCAAGACGCTCGCCAAAATGCCACTCGATCCCAGAGTTGGACGTATGTTACTGGCTGCACGGGACCAGCAGTGCCTGCACGAGATGCTGATCATCGCCTCGGCGCTTGCCGTCCAGGACCCGAGAGAGCGCCCAACGCAGTCTCGTGAAGCGGCCCAGCAGGCGCATGCGCCGTTCAATGACAAGCAGTCCGAGTTTCTCGGGTGGATCAAACTGTGGAACTGGTATCACGAGCAAGTTGCTCACAAGGCCTCCCAGCGCAAGCTTGCGGCACAGATGCGCAAGCAGTTCCTGTCGGTTTCAAGGTTGCGAGAATGGCACGACGTACATGGACAGCTCGCTGCACTGGTCGGGGAGCAGGGCTGGCGGGTGAACCAGACCGAGGCGACCTATGAGCAGATCCATAGTGCCTTGCTCAGTGGCCTGCTTGGCAATATCGGTCTGAAGTCCGATGAGGCATCGGTTTACAGTGGCGTGCGGGATATCCGTTTCTGGATCCATCCCGGGTCGAATCTGGTTCGACGCGCCGGCAAGTGGGTGATCGCGGCCGAGCTGGTTCAGACCAGCAAGCTGTATGCCCGGTGTATTGCAAAGATCGAACCCGTCTGGATTGAGCGCGTCGCCGGACACTTGCTGCAGCGAAGCTGGGGAGATCCATCCTGGGATGCGCGCAGAGGGCAGGTTGTTGCCCATGAGCGCGCTTCACTGTATGGATTGCCTATCTACAGTGGACGCAGGGTGCATTATGGCAAGATCAATCCAGAGGCGTCCCGCGAAGTCTTTATCCGGGAGGCATTGGTACCGGGCGAGCTGGGGCTGGATTTTGAGTTCCTGGCACATAACCGCAAGCTAATCCGGCAGATCGAGCAGCTCGAGCACCGTAGCAGACGTCCCGACATTCTGGTCGATGACGAACTGATCGCGAAGTTCTACGATCGTCTGCTGCCGCAGGATATCTGTCAGACTGCAACGTTCAGGCACTGGTTCGGCCGTCTGCCCAAAGAAGACTCCCGCAAGTGGCTGCTCTCCCGGGATGATCTGATGCAGCACGAAGCCGCAGGCATCACCACCGATGTATTCCCCAAGTCGATTGACTGGCAAGGTACCCGGTTGCGTCTGGACTATCACTTCGAACCAGGTTCCCCAAAAGATGGTGTGACGCTGACAGTGCCGCTGATGCTGCTGAACCAGATTCAGTCTTCCCGCTGGGAGTGGCTGGTGCCGGGGATGCTCAAGGAGAAGGTCCAGTGGCTGGTGAAGTCGCTTCCGCAGCGCCTGCGCAAGCACTGCGTTCCGGTGCCCGACTACGCCGCGGCTTTTTATGATCGCTGGTTTGACCGGCTCGACGATCCGGGTATCAGTCTGATACAGGCCATCATTGACGATATGAATAGCCAGTTTCGTGTCAGGGTGCAGGCGTCAGAATTCCGGGCTGACACATTGCCTGCGCATCTGTTCATGATCTTCAAAGTTGTTGATCAGGACGGGCGGATGCTGCGTGCGGGACGGAATCTGTCACAGATCCGCTCCGAGCTCAGTGAGCAGGCGCAGCAGACGTTTCAGGAAATGGCGGCTGCAGGCGACGCCGTCCAGGCAAATTTGCCTGCTGAGCAGATCACTGACTGGGCATTTGGCGAGCTGCCTGAAATCATGGAAATCCGGCGTGGCCGCAACAGTGTGATTGGGTACCCGGCGCTGGTTGACGAGGGGAGTCACTGCCGGATCGATGTGTTTGATGATCCCCAGCAGGCGCAGCGAGTGCATCGCGACGGACTGATCCGTTTGCTCAGACTGTCACTCAAGGACCGAGTCAAGTATCTGGAGAAGAATATTCCGCAGGCCCTCAGGCTGGGCGTGCTGTACATGCCTCTGGGGACCTGGGAGTCGTTGCGGGACCAGATTGTTGATGTGGCGCTTGAGCGCAGTGCGTTCGGGCAAGGCGTGCCGGACAAACAGCAGGATTTTGAGCAGGCGTGTGCACACGCCAGGGAACGCGTTGGTCTGCTTGCCCAGGAGATCGCCCGTCTGGTACTTGAAATTCTGGAGTTGCTGGCATCGATTCACAAGAAATTACCCGCATTCAAACCATATGCACAGGCGCACCGGGATATCGAGTCTCAACTTGCACAACTGGTCGGCCCACGGTTTGTTCGCGAGACGCCTTATGACAATCTGATTCATCTGCCGCGGTATTTGCAGGCGGTGCTGGTGCGTCTGGACGGGATGCGAAACGACCCGCAGCGGGATCAGACCAAGATGGGTGAGATGGCGCCGTTGATTGCAAACTATCAACGTGCCCGGCAGGCGATGCAGTCCCAGGGCCATTCCCAGGACCCTGGGCTGGAATCGTTCGGATGGATGCTTCAGGAGTTACGGGTTGCACTGTTTGCACAGCGCCTGCGCACTCCTGCGCCCGTCTCGGTCAAGCGACTGCACAAAGCATGGGAGGCACTGCAGCGCTGA
- a CDS encoding aspartyl/asparaginyl beta-hydroxylase domain-containing protein, giving the protein MKWLILFAWLGSILFAHYRGVVRLPLKRQLLDHSIILAPINAFMVLTSRVPTTPYVPLSRIPELQLLQDNWETIRDEALALQAEIKAPDKHNDIGFNSFFKYGWKRFYLKWYDAKHPSAEELCPKTVELLNRIPCVKAAMFAELPPGGKLNPHRDPYAGSLRYHLGLSTPNDDRCYIDVDGIRHVWHDGEGVIFDETYVHDAYNKSETNRIILFCDIERPLIWRWAEKVNYWFGRIFMSAASSPNADSDQTGFINRLTHWHWVIDQKRKAFKAANRPLYKATKVALIVLAILLFLAI; this is encoded by the coding sequence ATGAAGTGGCTGATATTGTTTGCGTGGCTCGGGTCCATCCTGTTTGCCCATTACAGAGGCGTCGTCCGCCTTCCATTGAAACGCCAGTTGCTGGATCACTCCATCATTCTCGCCCCGATCAACGCCTTCATGGTGCTCACCTCTCGCGTGCCCACCACGCCATACGTACCGCTGTCACGCATCCCGGAGCTGCAACTGCTGCAGGACAACTGGGAAACCATTCGTGATGAAGCGCTGGCGCTGCAAGCCGAAATCAAGGCACCGGACAAGCACAACGATATCGGATTCAACTCGTTTTTCAAGTACGGCTGGAAGCGCTTCTATCTCAAGTGGTACGACGCCAAGCATCCTTCGGCCGAGGAGCTGTGCCCCAAAACGGTGGAGTTGCTCAACCGCATCCCTTGCGTCAAGGCAGCCATGTTTGCCGAGCTCCCCCCGGGTGGCAAGCTCAATCCGCACCGTGATCCGTATGCCGGTTCGCTGCGCTACCACCTCGGGCTGTCCACGCCGAACGACGACCGTTGCTACATCGACGTGGACGGGATTCGCCACGTCTGGCATGACGGTGAAGGGGTGATTTTTGACGAGACCTACGTGCACGATGCGTACAACAAGTCTGAAACCAACCGCATCATCCTGTTTTGTGACATCGAGAGACCATTGATCTGGCGCTGGGCTGAAAAAGTCAACTACTGGTTCGGGCGGATTTTCATGTCCGCAGCCAGTTCCCCTAATGCCGACTCGGATCAGACCGGATTCATCAACCGACTGACTCACTGGCACTGGGTCATCGACCAGAAGCGGAAAGCCTTCAAGGCAGCCAACCGCCCGCTCTACAAGGCAACCAAAGTTGCCCTGATCGTCCTGGCCATTCTGCTATTCCTTGCAATCTGA